Proteins encoded within one genomic window of Spirulina major PCC 6313:
- the prfC gene encoding peptide chain release factor 3 — protein MPELDIELQQAVDCRRNFAIISHPDAGKTTLTEKLLLYGGAIHEAGSVKARRAQRKVTSDWMEMEQQRGISITSTVLQFSYSDYQINLLDTPGHQDFSEDTYRTLAAADNAVMLIDAAKGLEPQTRKLFEVCKLRSLPIFTFVNKMDRPGRDPLELLDEIEQELGLQTYAVNFPIGSGDRFKGVFDRRQQKIHLFERQAHGSKAATDTTMNLDDPRLVDLLDPDLYDGLQETLEILDEIAPDFDLEQIHAGKMTPVFFGSAMTNFGVQLFLESFLDYAMKPEGRHSSQGEIDPTYPDFTGFVFKLQANMDPKHRDRVAFIRVCTGKFEKDMTVSHARTGKTVRLSRPQKLFAQGRESLDVAYPGDVIGLNNPGVFAIGDTIYQGKKLEYEGIPCFSPELFAYLKNPNPSKFKQFHKGISELQEEGAIQIMHAADEFKRDPILAAVGQLQFEVVQFRLTNEYNVETRLEPLGYSVARWVTGGWEALEKAGRLFNTMVVKDLWGRPVLLFKNEWNMQQIVADHPELKLNTTAPVGSGLQPST, from the coding sequence ATGCCTGAACTCGATATCGAACTCCAGCAAGCCGTTGATTGTCGGCGCAACTTTGCAATCATTTCCCACCCGGACGCGGGGAAAACCACCCTCACCGAAAAACTCCTCCTCTACGGGGGAGCGATTCACGAGGCGGGGTCAGTAAAAGCACGGCGGGCCCAGCGCAAAGTGACATCAGACTGGATGGAAATGGAGCAGCAGCGGGGGATTTCGATCACCTCAACGGTGTTGCAGTTCAGCTATAGCGATTATCAGATTAATTTGCTCGATACGCCGGGCCACCAAGATTTTAGTGAAGATACCTATCGCACCTTGGCGGCGGCAGATAATGCGGTGATGTTGATTGATGCGGCGAAGGGGTTGGAGCCTCAGACCCGTAAATTATTTGAAGTGTGCAAGTTGCGATCGCTCCCCATTTTTACCTTCGTGAATAAGATGGATCGCCCCGGTCGTGACCCGTTGGAATTGCTCGATGAAATTGAGCAGGAATTGGGGTTGCAAACCTATGCGGTGAATTTTCCGATTGGGAGCGGCGATCGCTTCAAAGGCGTGTTTGATCGTCGTCAACAAAAAATCCACCTCTTTGAACGGCAGGCCCACGGCAGCAAAGCCGCCACGGACACCACGATGAACCTCGATGATCCCCGCCTGGTGGATCTGCTTGACCCCGATCTTTACGACGGCCTGCAAGAAACCCTCGAAATTCTCGACGAAATCGCCCCGGATTTTGACCTCGAACAGATCCACGCGGGCAAGATGACCCCGGTATTTTTCGGCAGTGCGATGACCAATTTCGGCGTGCAACTGTTCCTCGAATCCTTCCTCGACTACGCCATGAAACCCGAAGGACGGCATTCGTCCCAAGGGGAAATTGATCCCACCTATCCCGACTTCACCGGCTTTGTCTTCAAACTGCAAGCCAACATGGACCCGAAGCACCGCGATCGCGTCGCCTTCATTCGCGTCTGTACCGGCAAATTTGAAAAAGACATGACCGTCAGCCATGCCCGCACCGGCAAAACCGTGCGCTTGTCGCGACCGCAAAAACTCTTCGCCCAAGGCCGCGAATCCCTCGATGTGGCCTATCCGGGGGATGTGATTGGCTTGAATAATCCGGGAGTGTTTGCGATCGGCGACACCATTTATCAAGGGAAAAAACTGGAATACGAAGGCATCCCCTGTTTCTCCCCAGAACTCTTCGCCTACCTCAAAAACCCCAACCCCTCCAAATTTAAACAATTCCACAAAGGGATCAGCGAACTCCAAGAAGAAGGCGCGATCCAAATCATGCACGCCGCCGACGAATTCAAACGCGACCCGATCCTGGCCGCTGTGGGGCAACTGCAATTTGAAGTCGTCCAGTTCCGGCTGACCAATGAATACAACGTTGAAACACGCCTCGAACCCTTGGGCTACAGTGTGGCGCGGTGGGTAACGGGAGGCTGGGAAGCCTTAGAAAAGGCGGGGCGGCTGTTTAATACGATGGTGGTGAAAGATCTGTGGGGGCGGCCGGTGTTGCTGTTTAAAAATGAGTGGAATATGCAACAAATTGTGGCGGATCACCCAGAGTTAAAACTCAACACCACCGCTCCGGTGGGGTCGGGATTGCAACCAAGCACTTAG
- the aroB gene encoding 3-dehydroquinate synthase — MAAVLRVDLPENAYDIAIAPGSLPEIGTALTPLGLGKKILLVSNRIVNKYYGDTVRESLTAAGFEVVTHLIPVGERYKTLNSIQKIYDSALEHRFERNSTFLALGGGVIGDMTGFAAATWLRGVKFVQVPTTLLAMVDASVGGKTGVNHPRGKNLIGAFYQPKLVYIDPDVLETLPPREFRAGMAEVIKYGVIWDANLFAQLEAAAHLDTVQTIDPALLETILVRSCQAKADVVRQDEREGGLRAILNYGHTLGHAVESLTGYKVINHGEGVAIGMVAAGQLGVKLDLWDTAAAQRQDALIAKTGLPTTIPDFLAIADLVNILQNDKKVQDGNVRFILPTAIGAVTITDQVPAATLKTVIKACQSAMP; from the coding sequence ATGGCCGCAGTTCTTCGTGTCGATCTTCCTGAAAATGCCTACGATATTGCGATCGCCCCCGGTTCCCTCCCGGAGATCGGCACGGCTCTCACCCCGTTAGGACTCGGTAAAAAAATCCTCCTCGTTTCCAATCGCATCGTCAATAAATACTACGGCGACACCGTGCGCGAGTCCCTCACTGCGGCTGGGTTCGAGGTGGTCACCCATTTAATTCCCGTGGGGGAACGCTACAAAACCCTCAACTCGATCCAAAAAATCTACGACAGCGCCCTAGAGCATCGCTTTGAACGTAATTCCACCTTCCTCGCCCTCGGTGGCGGTGTGATTGGGGATATGACGGGTTTTGCGGCGGCGACATGGTTGCGGGGTGTTAAGTTTGTGCAGGTTCCCACGACGCTGCTGGCGATGGTGGATGCGTCGGTGGGGGGCAAAACTGGGGTGAACCATCCACGGGGTAAAAACCTGATCGGTGCATTCTATCAACCCAAATTGGTCTATATCGATCCCGACGTTTTAGAAACCCTGCCCCCCCGCGAATTTCGAGCGGGGATGGCGGAGGTGATTAAGTACGGCGTGATTTGGGATGCGAATTTGTTTGCGCAACTGGAAGCGGCGGCACACCTCGATACGGTTCAGACGATCGATCCGGCCCTGCTAGAGACGATTTTGGTGCGATCGTGTCAAGCGAAGGCGGATGTGGTGCGCCAGGATGAGCGGGAAGGGGGACTGCGGGCGATTCTTAACTATGGTCATACCCTTGGCCACGCGGTGGAAAGTTTGACGGGGTATAAGGTGATCAACCACGGCGAAGGGGTGGCGATCGGGATGGTGGCGGCAGGTCAGTTGGGGGTGAAGTTGGATCTGTGGGATACGGCGGCGGCCCAGCGTCAGGATGCATTGATCGCGAAAACGGGACTCCCGACGACGATTCCGGATTTTTTAGCGATCGCAGACCTCGTCAACATTCTCCAAAACGACAAAAAAGTCCAAGACGGCAACGTCCGGTTCATTCTCCCCACCGCGATCGGAGCCGTCACGATCACCGACCAAGTTCCCGCCGCCACCCTGAAAACGGTGATCAAAGCCTGTCAATCTGCCATGCCCTAA
- the pdhA gene encoding pyruvate dehydrogenase (acetyl-transferring) E1 component subunit alpha has translation MTDKTIAQSVESERIVPHIDTSSLPLTKEEGLMLYEDMVLGRLFEDKCAEMYYRGRMFGFVHLYNGQEAVSTGVIRAMRRDEDFVSSTYRDHVHALSAGVPAREVMAELFGKATGCSKGRGGSMHMFSAEHRLLGGYAFVAEGIPVATGAAFQSKYRREMMNDPNADQVTACFFGDGASNNGQFFECLNMAALWKLPILYVVENNKWAIGMAHDRATSQPEIYKKASVFNMTGVEVDGMDVLAVRKVALEAVERARAGEGPTLIEALTYRFRGHSLADPDELRAAQEKEFWFSRDPIKRLAKDLEARGLATAAELEAIDAKVQAEIDDAVEFAESSPEPDPGELRRYIFAED, from the coding sequence ATGACAGATAAGACAATCGCCCAATCCGTAGAATCTGAACGCATCGTTCCCCACATTGACACGAGTTCTCTGCCCCTCACCAAAGAAGAAGGGCTGATGCTTTATGAGGACATGGTGCTGGGTCGCCTGTTCGAGGACAAATGCGCCGAGATGTACTATCGGGGCAGAATGTTCGGCTTCGTCCACCTCTACAACGGACAGGAAGCCGTTTCTACGGGAGTGATTCGGGCGATGCGTCGGGATGAAGATTTTGTGTCGAGTACCTACCGCGACCACGTCCACGCCCTCAGCGCAGGCGTTCCAGCGCGGGAAGTGATGGCGGAACTGTTCGGCAAAGCCACCGGATGCAGCAAAGGCCGGGGCGGCTCGATGCATATGTTTTCCGCTGAACACCGCTTACTGGGCGGCTACGCCTTCGTCGCCGAAGGGATTCCCGTCGCCACTGGGGCCGCATTCCAATCCAAATATCGCCGCGAAATGATGAATGATCCCAACGCCGATCAGGTGACGGCCTGTTTCTTTGGGGATGGGGCGAGTAATAACGGCCAGTTTTTTGAATGTTTGAATATGGCGGCCCTATGGAAATTGCCGATTCTCTACGTGGTGGAAAATAACAAATGGGCGATCGGCATGGCCCACGATCGCGCCACCTCCCAACCGGAAATCTACAAAAAAGCCAGCGTCTTCAACATGACCGGCGTGGAAGTGGACGGCATGGATGTGCTCGCCGTGCGGAAGGTGGCGTTAGAAGCGGTGGAACGCGCCCGCGCTGGGGAAGGCCCCACCCTGATCGAAGCCCTCACCTATCGTTTCCGGGGTCACTCCCTCGCTGACCCGGACGAACTCCGCGCCGCCCAAGAGAAAGAATTTTGGTTCTCCCGTGACCCGATCAAACGTCTGGCGAAAGACCTAGAAGCGCGGGGCTTGGCAACGGCAGCGGAGTTAGAGGCGATCGATGCCAAGGTACAAGCTGAAATTGATGATGCGGTCGAATTCGCCGAAAGCAGCCCTGAACCCGACCCCGGCGAACTGCGTCGCTACATTTTCGCCGAAGACTAA
- a CDS encoding c-type cytochrome — protein sequence MVTLLSVILLGVGLYLFQGGDPYLQSVLPLSGDPERGHAIFEINCAGCHGVYATGDVGPSLENLSRHKSDRMIIHQVISGETPPMPKFQPKPQDMADLLSYLKRL from the coding sequence GTGGTCACCCTTTTGAGTGTGATTCTCTTGGGAGTTGGGCTGTACTTATTTCAAGGGGGAGATCCCTATCTGCAAAGTGTGTTGCCCTTAAGCGGTGACCCGGAGCGCGGCCATGCCATCTTTGAAATTAATTGCGCAGGCTGCCACGGCGTCTACGCCACTGGTGATGTGGGGCCCAGTTTAGAAAACCTATCCCGCCACAAGTCCGATCGCATGATCATCCACCAAGTGATTAGCGGCGAAACGCCCCCCATGCCGAAATTTCAACCCAAACCCCAGGACATGGCCGATCTCCTCAGCTATCTCAAACGTTTGTAA
- a CDS encoding Uma2 family endonuclease, which yields MVQTPLSSQDLYPDSDGKPMAENTVQYAWIVRLVENLRYLLATETAFVAGDLLWYPLPVKQPPVPCQAPDAMVVLGRPVGDRGSYKQWEEDNIPPQVVFEILSPSNTGEEMATKQLFYVQHGVLEMYFYDPKSDNFWGFVRSTAAEDCTLITPLHLPWTSPLLKIRFELFEDGLDIFYPNGERFRDFSEIVAERDRAQSERDQAQSERDQAQSERDRAQSERDRLREKLQELGIDPDQLSP from the coding sequence ATGGTTCAAACGCCCCTTTCGTCCCAAGACTTGTATCCCGATTCCGATGGTAAACCGATGGCAGAAAATACGGTGCAGTATGCCTGGATTGTGCGGCTAGTTGAAAATCTGAGGTATCTTCTGGCGACGGAGACCGCGTTTGTTGCGGGGGATCTGTTGTGGTATCCCCTGCCTGTGAAACAGCCCCCTGTCCCCTGCCAAGCCCCTGATGCCATGGTGGTGTTGGGTCGTCCAGTGGGCGATCGCGGCAGTTACAAGCAGTGGGAAGAAGACAACATCCCGCCCCAAGTGGTCTTTGAAATTCTCTCACCGAGCAATACTGGGGAGGAAATGGCCACCAAGCAACTGTTTTATGTTCAACATGGCGTTTTAGAGATGTATTTCTATGATCCCAAGTCTGATAACTTTTGGGGATTTGTCCGCTCAACCGCAGCAGAGGATTGCACCCTGATCACCCCTCTCCATTTGCCTTGGACATCACCCCTCCTTAAGATTCGGTTTGAATTGTTTGAAGATGGACTCGATATTTTTTATCCCAATGGTGAGCGGTTTCGAGATTTTAGTGAAATTGTTGCTGAGCGCGATCGCGCCCAATCAGAACGCGATCAAGCCCAATCAGAACGCGATCAAGCCCAATCAGAACGCGATCGCGCCCAATCAGAACGCGATCGCCTCCGGGAAAAGTTGCAGGAGCTAGGCATTGACCCCGATCAACTTTCACCCTAA
- a CDS encoding TerC family protein, whose translation MLNELAQSPFVQYLHTPFLLLILVILEAVLSADNAVALASIAQGLESPQVQRRALNIGLLGAYVLRMTLIVTATWVQQFWQFELIGALYLLWLVWRYYTAADAEGSTSHGFTFASLWQAIPVIALTDLAFSLDSVTTAIAVSDQTWLIVTGGTLGVIALRFLTELFLRWLREYPRLEEAGYLTVAMVGTRLLMRVMVPGFNLPEWLMVIVIAAIFTWGFSRKSDIRYQD comes from the coding sequence ATGTTGAATGAATTAGCGCAGTCTCCTTTTGTCCAGTACCTTCATACCCCGTTTCTGCTGCTGATCCTCGTCATTTTAGAAGCTGTGCTCTCAGCAGATAATGCGGTGGCGCTGGCTTCCATTGCCCAAGGCTTGGAGAGTCCCCAGGTGCAGCGGCGGGCGCTCAATATTGGCTTGCTGGGGGCCTATGTGTTGCGGATGACACTGATTGTGACGGCGACCTGGGTGCAGCAGTTTTGGCAGTTTGAATTGATCGGGGCACTGTACTTGCTCTGGCTGGTGTGGCGTTACTATACAGCGGCAGACGCTGAAGGTAGCACCTCCCATGGTTTTACCTTTGCGTCCCTCTGGCAGGCGATCCCGGTGATTGCTTTGACGGATTTGGCGTTTTCTCTTGATAGTGTGACGACGGCGATCGCTGTTTCCGATCAAACCTGGCTGATTGTCACCGGGGGAACCTTGGGGGTGATTGCCCTGCGGTTTTTAACCGAGTTATTTTTACGGTGGTTGCGGGAATACCCCCGCCTGGAAGAAGCGGGCTATCTAACCGTGGCGATGGTGGGGACGCGGTTATTGATGCGGGTCATGGTGCCGGGCTTTAATCTGCCGGAGTGGTTAATGGTGATTGTGATCGCTGCTATTTTTACCTGGGGATTTTCCCGCAAATCGGACATCCGTTATCAAGATTGA
- the glp gene encoding gephyrin-like molybdotransferase Glp, with protein MIAVDQAEAQILDLVQPIAEMETISLMTATGRILAQAVTSAVDFPYWDNSAMDGYAVRAADVVTAPVTLTVVAEIPAGVKPQQRLAPGQAARIFTGAMLPEGADTIAIQEEVTRNGDRVTLHTAPRPQAFVRHQGEFCQRGNVLLAPGTPIGPAEIAVLATAQAAKLTVYRRPKVAIFSTGNELVPPDGILQPGQIVDSNQYALAAFVSQQGAIPLPLGIVPDDPQQLRETIQSAIAQADIILSTGGVSVGDYDFIDQLLTELGGEIHIQSVAVKPGKPLTVATFPGCLYFGIPGNPVSALVSCWRFIAPALRKCSGQRGRFTPLFATAVTEHELRAGGQRETYLWGKFTWQQGHGTFALAGGSHSSGNLMNLAETTGLAIVPVGVTRIAAGERVRVMVVQS; from the coding sequence ATGATTGCCGTTGACCAGGCCGAAGCGCAGATTTTAGACCTCGTACAGCCGATCGCAGAAATGGAGACCATTTCCCTGATGACCGCCACCGGGCGCATCTTGGCCCAAGCCGTCACTAGTGCGGTGGATTTTCCCTATTGGGACAATTCCGCGATGGATGGCTATGCGGTGCGGGCGGCGGATGTGGTGACAGCTCCGGTGACGCTGACGGTGGTGGCAGAGATCCCGGCGGGAGTGAAGCCACAGCAACGCCTCGCACCAGGACAAGCGGCGCGAATTTTTACTGGGGCGATGCTACCGGAGGGAGCCGACACGATCGCAATCCAAGAAGAAGTTACCAGGAACGGCGATCGCGTCACCCTCCACACCGCCCCTCGTCCCCAAGCCTTTGTCCGTCACCAAGGGGAATTTTGCCAACGGGGGAATGTTCTCTTAGCCCCTGGAACCCCCATCGGCCCGGCAGAAATCGCCGTTTTGGCCACGGCCCAAGCCGCAAAACTCACGGTCTATCGTCGTCCCAAGGTGGCCATTTTCTCCACCGGCAATGAACTCGTCCCCCCCGATGGCATCCTGCAACCCGGTCAAATTGTCGATTCCAATCAATATGCCCTCGCCGCCTTTGTATCCCAACAGGGCGCGATCCCCCTCCCCTTGGGGATTGTGCCCGATGACCCCCAGCAACTCCGCGAGACAATCCAAAGCGCGATCGCCCAAGCGGATATCATCCTCTCCACGGGGGGCGTTTCCGTCGGGGACTATGACTTTATTGATCAACTCCTGACGGAATTAGGCGGCGAAATTCACATTCAGAGCGTGGCGGTGAAGCCGGGTAAACCTCTCACCGTGGCAACATTTCCCGGCTGTCTCTATTTCGGCATTCCCGGTAATCCCGTTTCAGCATTGGTGAGTTGTTGGCGATTCATTGCCCCAGCATTGCGGAAATGTTCCGGGCAGCGGGGGCGATTCACGCCCCTGTTTGCCACGGCGGTCACTGAGCATGAGTTAAGGGCCGGGGGACAGCGGGAAACCTATCTATGGGGCAAATTCACCTGGCAACAGGGCCACGGAACCTTCGCCCTGGCGGGGGGCAGTCACAGTTCGGGCAATTTGATGAATTTGGCGGAAACCACGGGGTTAGCGATCGTGCCGGTGGGGGTGACACGCATCGCCGCTGGGGAGAGGGTGCGGGTGATGGTGGTTCAATCTTGA
- the iscB gene encoding RNA-guided endonuclease IscB gives MSNFVFVLDTKKQMLNPVHPGEARCLLSQGKAAVCRQYPFTIMLKQEAESEIQPLQLKIDPGSKTTGLAILNGSTVVWAAELTHRGQGIKDALLSRSQLRRGRRNRKTRYRAPRFLNRTRAEGWLAPSLMHRVKTTLTWVNRLCRYAPIAGISQELVRFDTQVIQNPEMSGTEYQQGTLAGDEVREYLLEKWGRKCAYCKAENTPLQIEHIQPRSKGGSDRVSNLTLACEPCNRAKSNLPVQEFLSGKPDRLKRILAQAKAPLKDAAAVNSTRWALFNALKETGLPVSTGSGGQTQYNRTRLNLPKTHWLDAACVGMVNRLEILTTQPLLIKATGHGTRQMCGTDRYGFPSRHRSRVQIHKGFQTGDIVVATVTAGQKIGSYLGRVLCRASGSFDIATKIGRVAGISHKYCKSIHKRDGYAYTL, from the coding sequence ATGTCCAACTTTGTGTTTGTTCTAGACACGAAGAAGCAAATGCTCAATCCGGTACATCCGGGAGAGGCTCGGTGTTTGCTAAGTCAGGGAAAGGCTGCGGTGTGCCGCCAATATCCTTTCACCATCATGTTGAAACAGGAGGCAGAATCCGAAATCCAACCTTTACAGTTAAAGATTGATCCAGGCTCAAAAACCACTGGGCTAGCCATTCTAAATGGTTCAACGGTCGTTTGGGCAGCAGAGCTTACCCACCGGGGGCAAGGCATCAAAGATGCTTTGCTAAGTCGTAGCCAACTGCGGAGAGGGAGGCGCAATCGCAAAACCCGCTATCGTGCGCCTCGGTTTCTCAACCGCACCCGTGCTGAAGGATGGTTAGCGCCTTCTCTAATGCATCGGGTCAAAACTACCCTGACATGGGTTAATCGGCTATGCCGTTATGCTCCCATTGCGGGTATCTCCCAAGAGTTAGTCCGGTTTGATACTCAGGTCATTCAGAACCCTGAGATGAGTGGCACTGAATACCAGCAGGGTACTTTGGCAGGCGATGAGGTCAGGGAATACCTGCTAGAGAAGTGGGGACGCAAGTGCGCCTACTGCAAGGCTGAAAACACACCGTTGCAGATAGAGCATATTCAACCTCGCTCGAAAGGCGGTTCTGATCGGGTGTCTAACCTGACGCTAGCTTGCGAACCGTGCAACAGGGCAAAGAGTAATCTGCCTGTCCAAGAGTTTTTATCAGGCAAGCCTGACCGACTGAAGCGCATTTTGGCACAGGCAAAAGCACCACTTAAGGACGCTGCTGCGGTCAACTCTACCCGATGGGCGTTATTCAATGCACTAAAAGAAACAGGTCTACCGGTTAGCACTGGCTCAGGGGGGCAAACCCAATACAACCGAACTCGGCTCAATCTGCCTAAAACTCATTGGCTGGATGCTGCCTGTGTGGGAATGGTCAATCGGCTAGAAATTCTCACGACTCAGCCTTTGTTGATTAAAGCAACTGGGCATGGAACCCGTCAGATGTGTGGCACTGATCGATATGGTTTTCCCTCTCGCCATCGGTCACGAGTACAGATACACAAAGGCTTCCAGACGGGTGACATCGTTGTTGCAACTGTCACGGCAGGCCAGAAGATTGGCTCCTACTTAGGACGGGTTCTTTGCCGTGCCTCTGGCAGCTTCGACATAGCAACCAAGATTGGGAGGGTGGCTGGGATCAGCCACAAATACTGTAAATCAATTCATAAGAGGGACGGTTATGCCTATACACTCTGA
- a CDS encoding HEAT repeat domain-containing protein — translation MNDDELSLLNFESELDDPLDELDHVPAIAPPDPEAMLALLTAEDNAQRIIAARAFSEIRDPRAIPHLIRLLTDVCPLVRVSVAYGLGRNPSEAAVEPLIRQYYGDFNGYVRKGIVWALGNCRDRRAVQPLLHALKTDIPAVRLWAASGLAQIAHLDYNDIITALPPLIQSLHRDAIPAVRSNCAWAIGQLCRELPSNVVYATAIDALLESLVEDQDMGVTEDAKAALLKVGDPRGLQMIEDLELEGLV, via the coding sequence ATGAACGACGACGAATTGAGCCTCCTGAATTTTGAGAGCGAACTTGATGATCCTTTGGATGAATTGGATCACGTTCCGGCGATCGCTCCTCCTGATCCAGAGGCCATGTTGGCGTTGTTAACCGCCGAGGACAATGCCCAACGGATTATCGCTGCCCGCGCCTTTAGTGAAATTCGCGACCCCCGCGCCATTCCCCACCTGATTCGGCTGTTAACGGATGTCTGTCCGTTGGTGCGGGTGAGTGTGGCCTATGGGTTAGGGCGCAATCCATCCGAAGCAGCCGTAGAACCCCTGATCCGGCAATATTACGGCGATTTTAATGGCTACGTGCGCAAAGGGATTGTTTGGGCCTTGGGGAATTGTCGCGATCGCCGCGCCGTCCAACCCCTCCTCCATGCCCTCAAAACCGACATCCCCGCCGTCCGCCTCTGGGCCGCCAGTGGCCTCGCCCAGATCGCCCACCTCGACTACAACGACATCATCACCGCCCTGCCCCCCCTGATTCAATCCCTCCACCGCGATGCAATCCCCGCCGTGCGCAGCAACTGCGCCTGGGCGATCGGGCAACTCTGCCGCGAACTCCCCTCTAATGTGGTCTATGCCACCGCGATCGATGCCCTCCTAGAATCCCTCGTGGAAGATCAAGACATGGGCGTGACCGAAGACGCAAAAGCCGCCCTCTTAAAAGTGGGCGATCCCCGTGGTTTGCAAATGATCGAAGATTTAGAACTCGAAGGATTGGTGTAA
- a CDS encoding GNAT family N-acetyltransferase, whose product MDHAVGVSSPGVNLPSGYQWQVGTVGDRLALIDTLLAAYREIFPHQQQFDHLVPTLDYYLSAKTPLRWVIHGQERIGCIWWGHAIEQVSGDRYVHIFLLYVVPTHRRCGIGTALMDLAQAWAAQEGYRKIGLQVFAENQAALSLYNRLGYQPQSVLMLKAIPQNSPVDVP is encoded by the coding sequence ATGGATCATGCCGTCGGAGTCTCATCCCCAGGGGTGAATCTGCCGTCGGGGTATCAGTGGCAGGTGGGCACGGTGGGCGATCGCCTTGCCTTAATTGACACCTTGCTCGCCGCCTATCGCGAAATCTTCCCCCACCAACAGCAATTTGATCACCTCGTCCCCACCCTGGACTACTACCTCAGCGCCAAAACGCCGCTGCGGTGGGTCATCCATGGCCAAGAGCGGATCGGCTGTATTTGGTGGGGTCATGCGATCGAGCAGGTGAGCGGCGATCGCTACGTTCACATTTTTTTACTTTACGTCGTGCCAACCCATCGACGGTGCGGCATTGGTACGGCATTGATGGATTTAGCCCAAGCCTGGGCAGCCCAAGAGGGCTATCGCAAAATTGGCTTACAGGTGTTTGCAGAAAATCAGGCCGCTTTATCTTTGTATAATCGTCTTGGCTATCAACCCCAATCTGTGCTGATGCTGAAGGCAATTCCCCAGAACAGTCCGGTTGATGTTCCGTGA
- a CDS encoding cupin domain-containing protein translates to MKYTSLHRQVATSVSHNGAIAKTVLLAPGEAEPVIQFAQATFPPGQIAPSHAHGDMAEVFFVESGWGEIAIEGQVHRLEPGVCVLVEPQERHEVRNTGTEPLVLTYFGVRSPAR, encoded by the coding sequence GTGAAATATACGAGTTTGCATCGCCAAGTTGCGACTTCAGTGTCCCACAATGGCGCGATCGCTAAAACGGTGTTGCTGGCCCCAGGGGAGGCCGAACCCGTGATTCAATTTGCCCAAGCCACATTTCCCCCTGGTCAAATTGCGCCCAGCCATGCCCATGGGGATATGGCGGAGGTGTTTTTTGTCGAGTCGGGTTGGGGGGAGATTGCCATTGAGGGGCAGGTGCATCGCTTGGAGCCGGGGGTTTGTGTGCTGGTGGAACCCCAAGAACGCCATGAGGTGCGCAATACGGGGACGGAACCGCTGGTGTTGACCTATTTTGGAGTGCGATCGCCCGCCCGCTGA